The DNA window GACGGTTGGTCCGAGGTGCTCCATGTACCGGCATTCGGCACTGCTCATCCGCGGAGCATCTGCAGCGCGAACAAGGGCCATGTAACCGTGAGTTCGCTCGGCACCGCCGCCGCGCGTGAACAGCTTCAGCGCGGCAGGCTGCCCGTAGCCGAATTCTCTGAGGGCTCGATATCCATCGATGCGGGACCAATCAGCGTCCGACATGGTATCGCGGTCGCATACGAAGGAGCCGGGCGGCAGACGGGAAACGACCTCGAGGACACGAACGTCGTGGTGCTTCCTGCTCATGATGAACTCGGTGAACTCCGGCGGCATGTTGACCCGGAGATGCGTCGCCTCCGCAGGTCGCGTCCCGCAAAAGGTCTCGATGAATGTACCCATGAATGACACGCCTGCATTGATTGCGGCGAACAGGTCGTCGAGTGTTGCTCCCACGCCGAGTCGTCGAATCGCCTCGATGCTTCGCGTCAACGTTTGTGATTCATCTCTCATGGTGAAAGCCCCCATTGATCGGGTCGACCGTGGCGTGGCCCAACCATCGGTGATTCGAGCTTTATCTGCGCATCTTGATCGTGAGTTCGGCTCGGGAATGCACCTCCAGCTTTCGGTAGATGTTCTCCGTGTGCGCCCGCATCGTTCCTGTGCGTATAGTCAATGAGTCGGCGATCTGTTTGTAGGAGAGGCCGCTCTCGACGAGCAGGGTGGCGATCTCTTTCTCTCGTGTCGTCAGTCTTGCCGGCTGGACCGCTCGAGATTGCCGCGGCGCTATCTGGGGAAGGGAAATGTCACGCATCATGATGAGGATGATGTCCTCGGGAAGAACGTGAGTTTCCTTTGCAAGGAAGTGGGTATGGAGGTCGAGGAATGACGACACTCGGCCATCCACGATCATCGAGACGTTGCCGCCGATTCCTGGCTGGCTTGCGCGTCGCAGCAGAGCAGGAAGGGGGCGGCTGCTACGCGGAACGTTCATGGCTGCCCGGTAGCGGTCTGCCAACACATACGCCTTGCGATTTGCTTCGAGCAGAGCGCCCGTGCGTGCCGAAATGCAAGCATACCCGAGCGCCTGCTCCGCCAGCACCTGTTCGAGGATGGGTTGTGAACTCACGAAGGGAAGGCGTATGCGAGCGAGAGCTGCCCGGATGGGTCCGTTCAGTGATGCGAGCGTGGCGCGGCTCTCCGGGGGAAAGGCGACGCCCCGCGGCGTCAGCATGGCCATGAAGAGGTGCGTCGCTCCACATCCTGGAGCGTCGAGGGTGGCCACCTTGTAGCCAGCACCCTCTCCGAGACCATGGGCTTCCAGCGCAGTGAGCGCCTGGAGTTCGTTGCGTAAACTGCCTCGGACTGTGTCTCTCGACAAAAGGAGTTCACCAGGCCGAGCCCTGAGGAGCGGAGCCAGTGCGCCTTCGAGATGAGCCTCAGGACTCCTCATCCAGATATCGAAGAGTTCTTCCGGCAAATTGAATGGGTGGATCGACAAGCTCGGTGGTGCGGCTGGACGTAGAACGCCCAGAAAACCCGCGACCATGGGAACGCTCGACGTGAGTGTCTCCAGGAGAGCGTCAGAGTTGGACTGGACCGGCAGACGTGCGAGCGCCCGAGCAACGGCGCGCTTTGAGGAAGCGGAAGGAGAGGCCGTCCCTGAGCGTGTCCGCGTTCGGGTCACCATGTTCCCCCTCCCCTCGGGCGTGACGCTTCAACGTATCACCGGAAGAAGGTCGAGAGGACACCGTGAGTGAACCTTCGGTCGATCAGGATGCGAACGCCGGTCGAGCCTTTCCGATGCATATCGTCTTTTCCTGGTACGTATCCTATCGAGTGTTCGACCTGCGCCGGTCGTGAGGCGACAAGAGCCGGCTGGAGCTCGGGGCGTAAAAGGCCACATCGCTCCACCCGTCGACGGCGTTCCTGTCCTGGAGATCATAGAGTCTGTAAGAAAATCGTGACTGCAACGTCAGCGACACAGGATGTTCGCGCGGCTCGGCTCGACAGCATTGCCCCCATCGCCTATCCTCCGGCGAGAGATGGGAGGCTGGGACGGTGTCGGCAAGCTGAGCGGGCGGGGCAGGGCGATGGCCCGGGCCGTGCTTCATGCTGGGCTCGCCGTGCTGGTCATGGCCTCGGTCCTGTTCGCCGGGCGTGCGTACTGGTGGTGCGCCCCCATGCAGCAGGCGATGCAGCAGTGCTGCTGCGTCTCCACGCCCGATGCCTCGGTGGTCGTGGAGCCAGGGGAGCAGACGATCCGCTTCGCTTGCTGTGACAGCAAGGCGATCGACACGTTGCCTCAGGCGCACGGGGCGGCTCCATCGCTGGAGGTACCGCCTGCGGCCGTGTTCGCGGTCCTGCCAGCGACGGTGAGCCTGACGCCTCCGGTGCGGTTCACCGAGGCGCTCCGAGATCCCCTGTCGATCGCGACGCGGAAGGATCCGATCCGCGCCGGGCCCGGGCGTCCTTCGGAAAGCTGCGCGCTGCTTCAAGTCTATCGCTGCTGATCCGCTCGCCGTGACGCTGGCGGGTGCGAGCTGCCCGCGGTGTCACGCCCGATCTCGGGGTGCGCGCGATGACGTCGTGCGGTGTCCCGGGCTCGCCGATCCCTCGGTGGCGTATGCGGATGCTCCGCGCTGCGTACCCTGGATCGTCGCGTCCGTGGACCACGACGAACGGCTCCGCGCCGTGCCCCTCGACCCGTGTGCGTTGCGGCGAGGTGGACGATGGCGAGCGACAGGTGCGTTAAGGCGACAGTGATGGTGGCGGCAGGGCTCTTGCTCGCCGCGAGCGGGTGCTTGCCGGGCGCGACCCGGAACACGCTGGAGGCGGCGGAGCGCGCAGCATCGCCAGAAGCGGTGGCGAGCTCGTTGCTGAGCAACGAGGAGAGCGCGGGGGCTCGCAGGGGGCGCGGCGCGGCCGATGGATCGGCAGGCGGCGAGGCGAGGCGCGCGGGAGACGGTGGCGCGCGCGATGGAGAGGCGGCCGGAGGTCGCGGCACGAGGCCGACCGAGGGCAGGGAGCGTGCGGCGAGCGGGGGCCGTACGGCGAGTGGCGAGCGCACGGTGAGCAGCGAGCGTGCAGGTGAGGGAGGACGACCTCGGGAGGCGCACATCCCGGACGATGCGGCGCTCGAGCGCGAGGTGGATCTCGCCTCGCTCCAGGCAGCGGCGATCGCGCGGCACCCTCAGGTGGCGGCGGCAGCGCAGCGGGTGCGGGCGACGGCGATGGATGCGCGCGCGGAGGGGAGCCTGCCTTCGCCGGAGTTGATGGCGGAGCTGTGGCAGGTGCCGCTCGCGCGGCCCTGGGCGGTCCCGGATGCGGGAATGCTGATGTTCTCGGTGCGGCAGGAGATCCCGGCTGCGGGATCGCTCGATCGGGCCGCGCAGGCGATGGCGCTGGAGGCGCAGGCCGGGGCGGCGATGGTGACGGGAGCGGCGCTGGAGATCGCGCGTGATGTGGGCCGCGCGTTCGCCATGTACGTGGAGGCGACGGCGCGGCACCGGGCACACGGGGAGCACGTGGGGATCTTCGAGCAGATGTCGGCGGCGGCGCGGGCCCGGTACACGGCGGGAGGGCCGGTGTCGGATCTGGTGAAGGCCGACCTGGAACGGGCGCGGCTGCTCTCGTCGGTGGCGCGGGAACAAGGGCGGCTGGAGGAAGCGCGGGCGACGCTGAACGTGCTGCTGTCGCGGGCGGTGGACGCGCCGCTCGGGCCTCCGC is part of the Chondromyces crocatus genome and encodes:
- a CDS encoding TolC family protein codes for the protein MVAAGLLLAASGCLPGATRNTLEAAERAASPEAVASSLLSNEESAGARRGRGAADGSAGGEARRAGDGGARDGEAAGGRGTRPTEGRERAASGGRTASGERTVSSERAGEGGRPREAHIPDDAALEREVDLASLQAAAIARHPQVAAAAQRVRATAMDARAEGSLPSPELMAELWQVPLARPWAVPDAGMLMFSVRQEIPAAGSLDRAAQAMALEAQAGAAMVTGAALEIARDVGRAFAMYVEATARHRAHGEHVGIFEQMSAAARARYTAGGPVSDLVKADLERARLLSSVAREQGRLEEARATLNVLLSRAVDAPLGPPREGEPMGTKLTPAEAAERAMARSPAVAAAEAMKGAAAQRAEAAGREASYPSFLVGLSYFHPVGGMHAGWGATVGMSLPWVWGPGSKRAEGATARARGEASAAQAVRLQARGGAATAVIAVQEAGRRLLALRNEALPVAQRALEVTRAGYAAGGSDFLMWLDAAHATLEVELEITEAQGDLERALVELDFAVGGRAARSPLPLVALAPAHGAAGGAR
- a CDS encoding helix-turn-helix transcriptional regulator: MAMLTPRGVAFPPESRATLASLNGPIRAALARIRLPFVSSQPILEQVLAEQALGYACISARTGALLEANRKAYVLADRYRAAMNVPRSSRPLPALLRRASQPGIGGNVSMIVDGRVSSFLDLHTHFLAKETHVLPEDIILIMMRDISLPQIAPRQSRAVQPARLTTREKEIATLLVESGLSYKQIADSLTIRTGTMRAHTENIYRKLEVHSRAELTIKMRR